A window from Micromonospora terminaliae encodes these proteins:
- a CDS encoding ArsR/SmtB family transcription factor, with translation MHDVGTPKTAAPAVVSPLAGEPIKRADAERLAGVLKAVADPARLRLLSLIQSAPEGEASVSDLTAPLGLSQPTVSHHLRILTEAGLLEREKRGVWAYYRLVPSAIAAIAELLTPPRKRATRKTR, from the coding sequence ATGCATGACGTGGGAACCCCGAAAACCGCTGCACCCGCTGTTGTCTCGCCGCTTGCTGGCGAGCCGATCAAGCGCGCCGACGCCGAACGGCTCGCGGGCGTGCTGAAGGCCGTCGCCGACCCGGCCCGGCTGCGACTGCTCAGCCTGATCCAGTCCGCTCCCGAGGGCGAGGCCTCCGTCAGTGACCTCACCGCGCCGCTCGGCCTCTCCCAGCCGACCGTGAGTCATCACCTGCGGATCCTCACCGAGGCCGGCCTGCTCGAGCGCGAGAAGCGGGGCGTCTGGGCGTACTACCGCCTGGTGCCGTCCGCGATCGCGGCGATCGCCGAACTGCTGACGCCACCCCGCAAGCGGGCGACCAGGAAGACTCGCTAA
- a CDS encoding ABC transporter permease, whose amino-acid sequence MSASSDLRDSPAAGYPERVAPRPVVRARRSTRMPWLVVTAAVLVAAVMVLPVLVALGEASASGDEASRLLLRPRTAELLGNTMLLVVLTVPITVLLGCGAAWLVERTTLPGAGTWRTLLLAPLAIPAFVSSYAWTSVLPQVQGLAGAVFITALAYYPFVFLPAAALLRALDQGHLDAARSLGSSGPGAVLRVAMPQLRPAITGGALLVALHLLAEFGVLQMMRFPTFTTAILQQFAVGFSNAAGSLLAAVLVVLCVGLLALEVPLRGRTRIARVGAGARQRPVAYRLGAWTLPASAALAALVGLALLVPLALVGRWLVRAITSGAVAVGPLLAATGSTVGLAVLAGLAASVAALPAAWLLHRYPSRLSTALERVTYLASALPGVVIGLALVTLAVQWARPVYQTAALAVLAYTVLFMPRAMVAWRSGLAAAPPELVEASRSLGLSGFRTLIRVVLPLVLPSALTGFVLVFLATSTELTATLLLAPTGTETLATAFWSASDELDYVASAPYAAAMIALSAPLTVLLRRQIMDQR is encoded by the coding sequence ATGTCGGCATCATCTGACCTCCGCGACTCCCCCGCCGCCGGGTACCCGGAACGGGTGGCGCCCCGGCCGGTCGTACGCGCCCGCCGGTCCACCCGGATGCCGTGGCTCGTCGTGACGGCCGCAGTGCTTGTCGCGGCCGTCATGGTCCTGCCGGTCCTGGTCGCGCTCGGTGAGGCTTCGGCCAGTGGCGACGAGGCGTCGAGGCTACTGCTGCGTCCGAGGACTGCCGAACTGCTCGGCAACACCATGCTCCTCGTCGTGCTCACCGTTCCGATCACCGTGCTGCTGGGCTGTGGCGCGGCCTGGCTGGTGGAACGGACGACACTGCCGGGCGCCGGCACGTGGCGCACGCTGCTCCTGGCACCGCTCGCCATCCCGGCGTTCGTCAGCAGCTACGCCTGGACATCGGTGCTGCCGCAGGTCCAGGGGCTCGCCGGCGCGGTGTTCATCACCGCCCTGGCCTACTATCCGTTCGTCTTCCTGCCGGCGGCGGCTCTGCTGCGGGCGCTCGACCAGGGGCACCTGGACGCCGCACGGTCGCTCGGCTCATCCGGTCCGGGAGCGGTACTGCGGGTGGCGATGCCGCAGTTGCGGCCGGCCATCACCGGTGGCGCGTTGCTGGTGGCCCTGCACCTGCTGGCCGAGTTCGGCGTGCTGCAGATGATGCGGTTTCCCACCTTCACCACTGCGATCCTCCAGCAGTTCGCGGTCGGGTTCAGCAACGCCGCCGGCAGTCTGCTGGCCGCGGTCCTGGTGGTGCTCTGCGTCGGCCTGCTGGCCCTCGAGGTGCCACTGCGCGGCCGCACACGGATCGCCCGGGTGGGCGCCGGCGCCCGGCAGCGTCCGGTTGCGTACCGCCTGGGCGCGTGGACCCTCCCCGCGTCCGCCGCACTCGCCGCGCTGGTCGGCCTGGCGCTGCTGGTTCCGCTGGCGCTGGTGGGGCGCTGGCTGGTGCGGGCGATCACGTCCGGCGCGGTGGCCGTCGGCCCACTGCTCGCGGCGACGGGTTCGACCGTCGGCCTTGCGGTGCTGGCGGGCCTGGCGGCGTCGGTTGCCGCGCTGCCCGCCGCGTGGCTGCTGCACCGGTATCCGTCCCGGCTGTCGACCGCGCTGGAGCGGGTGACGTATCTTGCGAGCGCGCTTCCCGGGGTCGTGATCGGGCTGGCGCTGGTGACGCTGGCGGTGCAGTGGGCCCGTCCGGTCTACCAGACCGCCGCACTCGCGGTGCTGGCCTACACGGTGCTCTTCATGCCCCGCGCCATGGTCGCCTGGCGGTCCGGCCTGGCCGCGGCTCCGCCCGAGCTCGTCGAGGCGTCGCGTTCGCTGGGGCTGTCCGGTTTCCGTACCCTCATCCGGGTGGTCCTGCCGCTGGTCCTGCCGTCGGCGCTGACCGGCTTCGTGCTGGTGTTCCTCGCGACGTCGACCGAACTCACCGCGACCCTGCTCCTCGCGCCGACCGGCACCGAGACGCTGGCCACCGCGTTCTGGTCGGCGAGCGACGAGTTGGATTACGTGGCGAGTGCCCCGTACGCTGCGGCGATGATCGCCCTGTCCGCCCCGCTCACCGTCCTGCTGCGCCGGCAGATCATGGACCAGCGATGA
- a CDS encoding formylglycine-generating enzyme family protein codes for MGDAFSEGYPADGEGPVHEVTLGAFTIDATTVTNAAFATFVKATGYVTEAETLGVSAVFHLQTKAERHDILGAAGGTPWWHVVRGADWRHPYGPASSIADLQNHPVVQVTWNDARAYAAWAGKRLPTEAEWEYAARGGLDGARFPWGDELLPRGRWNCNIWQGDFPRRNTAEDGFIGTAPVKQYAPNGYGLFNMVGNVWEWCEDWFAPDTYPLRAGTPVVDPLGPQNPDAAGRRVMRGGSFLCHDSYCYRYRVAARSGNTPDSAASNVGFRCA; via the coding sequence ATGGGTGACGCGTTCAGCGAGGGCTACCCGGCTGACGGGGAAGGGCCGGTGCACGAGGTCACCCTCGGCGCCTTCACGATCGACGCCACGACGGTCACCAACGCCGCCTTCGCGACCTTCGTCAAGGCCACCGGCTACGTCACCGAAGCCGAGACGCTCGGCGTGTCCGCGGTGTTCCACCTGCAGACGAAGGCCGAACGCCACGACATCCTCGGGGCCGCCGGCGGCACCCCCTGGTGGCACGTGGTCCGCGGCGCCGACTGGCGCCATCCCTACGGGCCAGCCTCCTCGATCGCCGACCTGCAGAACCACCCGGTCGTCCAGGTGACCTGGAACGACGCCCGCGCGTACGCCGCCTGGGCCGGCAAGCGCCTGCCCACCGAAGCCGAGTGGGAGTACGCCGCCCGGGGTGGCCTCGACGGGGCACGGTTCCCCTGGGGCGACGAACTGCTCCCGCGCGGTCGATGGAACTGCAACATCTGGCAGGGAGACTTCCCCCGCCGCAACACCGCCGAAGACGGCTTCATCGGCACCGCACCCGTCAAGCAGTACGCCCCCAACGGCTACGGCCTCTTCAACATGGTCGGAAACGTGTGGGAGTGGTGCGAGGACTGGTTCGCCCCCGACACCTACCCCCTGCGCGCCGGCACCCCCGTCGTCGACCCCCTCGGGCCGCAGAATCCGGACGCCGCCGGACGGCGCGTGATGCGCGGCGGGTCGTTCCTGTGCCACGACTCCTACTGCTACCGCTACCGCGTCGCGGCCCGCTCCGGGAACACCCCTGACTCCGCAGCCTCCAACGTCGGCTTCCGCTGCGCGTGA
- a CDS encoding ABC transporter ATP-binding protein — protein MSGAGISITGLTVGYGGPPVLDQVDLEVRAGSTTAVLGPSGSGKTTLLRAIAGFIRPDHGRIEVRGEVLTDGPTLVAPERRGIGYVRQDGALFPHLDVAGNITFGLPRAERRRAAQVEPLLELVGLSPSLARRRPDELSGGQQQRVALARALAREPSVVLLDEPFSSLDTALRAATREATRAALAAQGATTVLVTHDQAEALSFADQVAVMFDGRFAQIDSPAGVYGAPATPEVGRFLGDAMLLGGQAAGRTVSCCLGRLDLAEPATGDVLVMVRPEQLVLGEPFDTTASVSSVTYQGADALVRLELVGQTTRLVARVPGDRVPHPGDKVGIAVPAPVRSFPQR, from the coding sequence ATGAGCGGCGCCGGGATCTCCATCACCGGGCTCACCGTCGGGTACGGCGGCCCGCCGGTGCTGGACCAGGTCGATCTCGAGGTGCGTGCCGGCAGCACCACCGCAGTGCTCGGTCCTTCCGGCAGCGGCAAGACCACGCTGCTGCGGGCGATCGCCGGGTTCATCCGGCCTGACCACGGGCGGATCGAGGTACGCGGCGAGGTGCTCACCGACGGACCGACGTTGGTGGCTCCGGAGCGCCGCGGCATCGGTTACGTCCGACAGGACGGCGCACTCTTCCCGCACCTCGACGTCGCCGGCAACATCACCTTCGGGCTGCCACGCGCCGAACGGCGCCGGGCGGCCCAGGTCGAGCCGTTACTCGAGCTGGTCGGCCTGTCACCGAGCCTGGCCCGCCGCCGACCGGACGAGCTGTCCGGCGGGCAACAGCAGCGGGTCGCACTCGCCCGGGCCCTGGCCCGCGAACCATCCGTGGTGCTGCTCGACGAGCCGTTCTCATCGCTCGACACCGCGCTGCGCGCCGCAACCCGCGAGGCCACCCGTGCCGCTCTCGCCGCGCAGGGCGCGACCACCGTCCTCGTGACACACGACCAGGCCGAGGCGCTGTCGTTCGCCGACCAGGTGGCCGTCATGTTCGACGGTCGGTTCGCCCAGATCGACAGCCCGGCCGGCGTTTACGGCGCACCGGCCACGCCCGAGGTCGGCCGGTTCCTGGGCGACGCGATGCTCCTCGGCGGACAGGCCGCCGGCCGGACCGTCTCCTGCTGTCTGGGCAGGCTCGACCTGGCCGAACCGGCCACCGGCGACGTACTCGTGATGGTCCGACCCGAGCAACTCGTCCTGGGCGAGCCGTTCGACACCACCGCCTCGGTCTCGTCGGTGACCTACCAGGGCGCGGACGCCCTGGTCCGCCTGGAACTGGTCGGCCAGACCACCCGTCTTGTGGCTCGCGTCCCCGGCGATCGCGTACCTCACCCAGGCGACAAGGTAGGTATCGCCGTACCCGCACCGGTCCGCTCATTCCCCCAACGCTGA
- a CDS encoding sulfatase-like hydrolase/transferase: MITRRQFLAGTAAGLGAAALPSVATADPTTTGRPRPNIVLVLADDLGYGELGAYGQRTIATPRLDRLAAEGLRFTDAYSAAAVCAPSRSALLTGLHAGHGPVRNNPAGDPDAIAFTDGDTTFAEVLRARGYRTGLFGKWGFGPERGDQPSHPNARGFDEFLGYITHGHAHDYYPSYLWENGERLELPENAGSDKTAFAPDLFQDRALDFIRAHRDEPFLLVVTPNLPHAPSDVPSQEPYADEDWPSADRGHAAQVTRVDTYVGELVDELAAQKLLESTVVLVTSDNGPHEEGGVDPDRFDANGPLTGYKRNLYEGGVRIPLIAWAPGRIQPGVTDRVTQQTDLLPTLADLAGVPGPRDIDGRSFSSLLQPRPTAAAAQPYLYFWRLDNGNTKRARAVDGGRLQRAAEAVREGNWKAIRWAPGEDRTVPDDRWQVELYDLDRDLGETTNLAAAHPEVVNRLVGLLRQSWVDEVTREGYGVELDTPDLLLPGVTYELTATLANGSAVPWTGARLVLSAPAHWTVEPATSQGLGRLAPGARVSTTWRVRVPEESTTEQWRLTVSGYTVARDAPLTFRAERRFTPPPPPPTVDSYLSDLPWITAVNGWGPVELDTSNGKQAAGDGTPISFAGIVHAKGLGVHSYSEVTYHLGGRVARFTSLVGIDDFSARQSSRGNTIAEVWADDRLVHTTGVLRAATGPEPVDVDVRGARLLRLIVRAAGSGNSFNHTSWADAFVRLG; the protein is encoded by the coding sequence ATGATCACTCGCCGCCAATTCCTCGCCGGCACCGCCGCCGGCCTCGGAGCCGCCGCGCTCCCGTCCGTCGCGACAGCCGATCCGACGACCACCGGCAGACCCCGGCCGAACATCGTCCTCGTGCTCGCCGACGACCTGGGATACGGCGAGCTCGGCGCCTACGGGCAGCGCACCATCGCGACGCCGCGCCTGGACCGGCTCGCGGCCGAAGGGCTGCGCTTCACCGACGCCTACTCCGCCGCGGCCGTCTGCGCGCCCTCCCGCTCCGCACTGCTGACCGGCCTGCACGCCGGTCACGGGCCGGTGCGCAACAACCCCGCGGGCGACCCCGACGCGATCGCCTTCACCGACGGTGACACCACGTTCGCCGAGGTGCTGCGCGCCCGGGGCTACCGCACGGGCCTGTTCGGCAAGTGGGGCTTCGGGCCCGAGCGCGGTGACCAGCCGAGCCACCCCAACGCCCGAGGGTTCGACGAGTTCCTGGGCTACATCACCCACGGACACGCGCACGACTACTACCCGTCGTACCTGTGGGAGAACGGGGAGCGGCTCGAGCTGCCGGAGAACGCCGGGTCCGACAAGACCGCCTTCGCCCCCGACCTCTTCCAGGACCGGGCGCTCGATTTCATCCGGGCCCACCGCGACGAGCCGTTCCTGCTCGTGGTCACCCCGAACCTTCCCCACGCCCCGAGCGACGTCCCCAGCCAGGAGCCGTACGCCGACGAGGACTGGCCCTCGGCGGACCGCGGCCACGCCGCCCAGGTCACCCGGGTCGACACGTACGTCGGTGAGTTGGTCGACGAGCTCGCGGCGCAGAAACTGCTCGAGTCCACGGTGGTCCTGGTCACCAGCGACAACGGTCCCCACGAGGAGGGTGGCGTCGATCCGGACCGGTTCGACGCGAACGGCCCCCTCACCGGCTACAAGCGCAACCTGTACGAGGGTGGCGTCCGCATCCCCTTGATCGCGTGGGCCCCGGGCCGGATCCAGCCTGGCGTGACCGACCGGGTCACGCAGCAGACCGACCTGCTCCCCACCCTGGCCGACCTGGCCGGCGTTCCCGGCCCGCGCGACATCGACGGCAGGTCGTTCAGCTCGCTGCTCCAGCCGCGTCCGACCGCGGCCGCCGCCCAGCCGTACCTCTACTTCTGGCGGCTCGACAACGGCAACACCAAGCGTGCCCGCGCCGTCGACGGCGGCCGGTTGCAGCGAGCGGCCGAGGCGGTACGCGAGGGCAACTGGAAGGCGATCCGGTGGGCGCCGGGGGAGGACCGGACCGTACCGGACGACCGGTGGCAGGTCGAGCTCTACGACCTGGACCGTGACCTCGGCGAGACGACCAACCTGGCCGCCGCCCACCCCGAGGTCGTGAACCGGCTGGTCGGCCTCCTGCGGCAGTCCTGGGTCGACGAGGTCACGCGGGAAGGCTACGGCGTCGAGCTCGACACCCCGGACCTGCTGCTTCCCGGCGTCACCTACGAGCTCACCGCCACGCTCGCGAACGGTTCCGCGGTGCCCTGGACCGGCGCTCGGCTGGTGCTCTCCGCGCCCGCACATTGGACGGTCGAGCCGGCGACCAGCCAGGGGCTCGGACGCCTCGCGCCCGGCGCCCGGGTGAGCACCACCTGGCGGGTCCGGGTTCCAGAGGAGTCCACGACGGAACAGTGGCGGCTGACAGTGTCGGGTTACACCGTCGCCCGCGACGCGCCGCTCACCTTCCGCGCCGAGCGCCGCTTCACTCCGCCGCCGCCTCCGCCGACCGTCGACTCGTACCTGAGCGATCTGCCCTGGATCACCGCTGTCAACGGCTGGGGCCCAGTGGAGCTGGACACCAGCAACGGCAAGCAGGCCGCCGGCGACGGCACCCCGATCTCCTTCGCCGGCATCGTCCACGCCAAGGGCCTCGGTGTCCACTCCTACTCCGAAGTCACCTACCACCTCGGGGGCCGGGTGGCCCGGTTCACCTCGCTCGTGGGCATCGACGACTTCAGCGCCCGGCAGAGCTCGCGGGGCAACACGATCGCCGAGGTCTGGGCCGACGACCGACTCGTCCACACGACCGGCGTGCTCCGGGCGGCCACCGGACCCGAACCCGTGGACGTCGACGTCCGCGGGGCCCGGCTGCTGCGCCTGATCGTGCGCGCCGCCGGCTCCGGCAATAGCTTCAACCACACGTCGTGGGCCGACGCGTTCGTCCGGCTCGGCTGA
- a CDS encoding sulfatase yields the protein MNVLDPTTVSRRGFLGGVAGAALTGLAPGPAIAAGPPEPAPRHRPPNVVFISIDDLGWDELGSYGNTFNETPRIDRLAREGMRFTSAYAAAPVCSPTRAALVTGLYPVHTGITDFLRAEPAASNKYLSPDIPTLPDVLRPFGYASGLVGKWHLTETYSGPYDERPGNPYAHGFDEVIASEQKYIADGDYFHPYFFMPDLPAREPGEHLTDRLAAEAVDFITRHRHEPFFLHVSNYAVHTALDGKPDLVAKYRAKPGAGQAPNRPVLAAMLESVDQQVGRIADTLADLGLARDTLLLVTSDNGGPYDDANQPLRGGKGDLYEGGIRVPLIAYWPGTVGPGQKNPTPTSTIDVLPTVLDLAGGDPDGRFDGTSIAPVLTGTGAVERDALFWVYPHFIGRTHPHAAVRSGQFKLVQYLRDGRSELYHLVRDPEETTDLSDRYPQRAHQLRALLETHIAESGLFPALPTPEHYPTVELEESFDSGLERWSVLPVTAYAAPPIVSGGRVAVTTNRMTHLVLRSDVAPGSDRVAVVLDTGTFAEAGTQDTVFVGLAKDAGNYLLFRYHNGLHRAGWDLRVNGALITAGVEPLDSLDGTVDLTGPAARYAFVLRGHVATAYVDQGSGWEFLFTADTGGAIDFSDPAVLAQYRYAASVRLDSGTITLDGLTAHRA from the coding sequence ATGAACGTTCTCGACCCGACCACCGTCTCGCGCCGAGGTTTCCTCGGCGGCGTCGCCGGTGCGGCCCTGACCGGGCTGGCCCCGGGTCCGGCGATCGCGGCCGGCCCACCGGAGCCGGCGCCGCGCCACCGGCCGCCGAACGTCGTGTTCATCTCCATCGACGACCTCGGCTGGGACGAGCTCGGCAGCTACGGCAACACGTTCAACGAGACGCCGCGGATTGACCGGCTGGCCCGGGAGGGCATGCGTTTCACCAGCGCCTACGCCGCCGCGCCGGTGTGCTCGCCGACCCGCGCCGCGCTGGTGACCGGTCTCTATCCGGTGCATACGGGGATCACGGACTTCCTCCGGGCCGAGCCCGCGGCGAGCAACAAGTACCTGTCGCCGGACATCCCGACCCTGCCCGACGTCCTGCGGCCCTTCGGCTACGCCTCGGGGCTGGTCGGCAAATGGCACCTCACCGAGACCTACAGCGGGCCGTACGACGAGCGGCCGGGCAATCCCTACGCCCACGGGTTCGACGAGGTGATCGCCTCCGAACAGAAGTACATCGCCGACGGCGACTACTTCCACCCGTACTTCTTCATGCCGGACCTGCCCGCGCGGGAACCGGGCGAACACCTCACCGATCGGCTGGCGGCCGAGGCCGTCGACTTCATCACCCGCCACCGCCACGAGCCGTTCTTCCTCCACGTGTCCAACTACGCGGTACACACGGCCTTGGACGGGAAACCTGACCTGGTCGCCAAGTACAGAGCCAAGCCGGGTGCCGGCCAGGCCCCGAACCGGCCGGTGCTGGCCGCCATGCTGGAGAGCGTCGACCAGCAGGTGGGCCGGATCGCCGACACGCTCGCTGACCTGGGCCTGGCCCGCGACACGCTGCTGCTGGTCACCTCCGACAACGGCGGCCCCTACGACGACGCGAACCAGCCGCTGCGCGGTGGCAAGGGTGACCTCTACGAGGGCGGCATCCGGGTCCCGTTGATCGCGTACTGGCCGGGCACGGTGGGCCCGGGACAGAAGAACCCCACGCCCACCAGCACCATCGACGTGCTCCCGACCGTCCTGGACCTCGCCGGCGGGGACCCGGACGGAAGGTTCGACGGCACGAGCATCGCCCCCGTGCTCACCGGGACCGGAGCGGTGGAACGTGACGCGCTGTTCTGGGTCTACCCCCACTTCATCGGCCGCACCCACCCGCACGCCGCCGTACGGTCCGGCCAGTTCAAGCTGGTGCAGTACCTGCGCGACGGGCGCAGCGAGCTCTACCACCTGGTCCGTGACCCGGAGGAGACCACGGACCTATCCGACCGCTACCCCCAGAGGGCCCACCAGCTGCGGGCGCTGCTGGAGACGCACATCGCCGAGAGCGGCCTGTTCCCCGCGCTGCCGACCCCCGAGCACTACCCGACGGTGGAGCTGGAGGAGTCGTTCGACAGCGGCCTCGAACGCTGGAGCGTCCTGCCGGTCACCGCGTACGCCGCCCCGCCGATCGTCAGCGGCGGCAGGGTCGCGGTGACGACGAACAGGATGACCCACCTGGTCCTGCGCTCCGACGTCGCACCGGGCTCCGACCGCGTGGCGGTCGTGCTCGACACGGGTACCTTCGCCGAGGCCGGCACCCAGGACACCGTCTTCGTGGGCCTCGCCAAGGACGCCGGCAACTACCTGCTGTTCCGCTACCACAACGGACTACACCGGGCGGGCTGGGACCTACGCGTCAACGGCGCACTGATCACCGCAGGCGTCGAGCCGCTCGACAGCCTGGACGGCACCGTGGACCTGACCGGCCCGGCCGCCCGATACGCGTTCGTACTCCGCGGCCACGTGGCGACGGCGTACGTCGACCAGGGCAGCGGATGGGAGTTCCTGTTCACCGCCGACACGGGCGGCGCGATCGACTTCAGCGACCCCGCCGTCCTCGCCCAGTACCGCTACGCCGCGAGCGTCCGCCTCGACAGCGGCACCATCACCCTCGACGGCCTGACCGCCCACAGAGCCTGA